ACGGACAGAGGAGCACCGTGGATCGATTCTGGCATCCCTCTGTCACAGGTGTGGAAGTCGGGGGCCATCATGATTGAGACGTTCATCTGGTTTGTCGAACGGGTTGGGGAGTACCTTTTTGCGTCTTTCCTTTCTTGGTCGAGTTTTCAGGCAGCCGTCGGACAGATCCCTCGGGTCTTTATCAATCTCTCAAACGGATTGGCTTGGCCGTATCTGCTTTCCAGCCTGGCCCTCGCCTGGGCGATCTATGTATTGGCGAAACGAGCAGGCCGCTTGGCGGACGTGTCATTTCGAGAGTTTGCCTTTCCCGCTCGGTTGTATCGTCATCGGTCGACTCTGCTGGATTTCCGGTTCGCGGCCATCGATATCGTGCTGACGTTTCTGATCTATGTCCCCATCATGACAGGGATCGGGCTGCTGGGAGCAAAAGTGATCACATGGGTATTGGTCGGGCATCTGGGATGGGAGCCACCCAGTTCGCTTTCTCCGACTGCGATCGTCATTGCGGCCGCTGGTTTTCTCCTGCTGCACGACTTGATCAACTATTGTGCCCATGTGCTGTTCCATAAGGTGCCGGTGCTGTGGGCTTTTCATCGGGTACATCATTCGGTCGAGGTGCTGACCCCTGCGGCAGCGTATCGGATTCATCCCGTGGAGATCATCGGTTTCGCAATGTTGCAGGCCCCGGCAGTCGGGCTTTCCGC
The DNA window shown above is from Nitrospira sp. and carries:
- a CDS encoding sterol desaturase family protein, which produces MIETFIWFVERVGEYLFASFLSWSSFQAAVGQIPRVFINLSNGLAWPYLLSSLALAWAIYVLAKRAGRLADVSFREFAFPARLYRHRSTLLDFRFAAIDIVLTFLIYVPIMTGIGLLGAKVITWVLVGHLGWEPPSSLSPTAIVIAAAGFLLLHDLINYCAHVLFHKVPVLWAFHRVHHSVEVLTPAAAYRIHPVEIIGFAMLQAPAVGLSAVFYENILGRDQQITMVFGVSIVGFVLALLGTHLRHSHIWFSYGPVFNRLFMSPSHHQIHHSVDPRHWNKNFGVKLSIWDGLFGTHYHPGHPEVLQVGLLDAAPREFETVRSLYVSPFARSVHTLTRLLERRA